The following proteins are encoded in a genomic region of Triticum dicoccoides isolate Atlit2015 ecotype Zavitan chromosome 1B, WEW_v2.0, whole genome shotgun sequence:
- the LOC119348759 gene encoding uncharacterized protein LOC119348759, whose translation MGVQAKHDTLGIKKVLKCSIRIGYRCASEHWALFSLALLLYLLYRSSPGLFAFILSSSPVIICATLLLGILLSYGSTHLPESVEDRKTGTDCSAPKFGCFSRNAHFEAQQGFSVPAVKENKVGFKCWEFRNPSFGKERDENVPLLKGSVDQGDERVYAHDRLAEVFTSIPSVVTLQQEVGLEEFMKTKHERESKDPFCSNDKSTEYASLFEDADQKRVDEKEATFGLCPSSRNDGENGEAVAKENQDRVVTDSQSDNVREASEDEPAKKQAGTCKWGRAFSVRQRKKLDGIKIEAINVDFSSQIDSALVSPCATVSDHDVSSGFDSGKPESSSSDITMVDVAPMLDDIDPPLGNDDSFKLESSSCVITMADVAPVLDEIDPPLCNEFPSPDPIGNDDSGCGSNFCCQDSEMDSGNNNKADTSKAGNDAKDGEVNKDDGGNQPEFLGTADEDKNAMDLGYSEVERSRRLEFMMAKRRSRKNIIFDLDGNDACQSADRFSRFRMQVQPISVSRRSPFDLASDPDEAAIPGSAPSIMHRRNNLFEPPSEQSDDSSVSAHDNLDSQEIITGSRRDMIFKRHDTFNFGGQERQCSRFKPCFVLDAMDIQEEMGIFQRQFSDKSVSKLSAVSECDTLSSAADQEECKNLVKKDFQRWFSDKSMSRLSVVSESDTLSLAADQEECNDLIKKDFQRWFNDKSMSRLSVVSGSDALSLVADQEERSDFNKDFLWYFQRQFSDKSMSKVTIVSESDALSLVADQEERADFNKDFLWYFQRQFSDKSVSKQSVVTESDIISSVADQEDRSDLVEKDVLLGDTSPELPRQESDLGSAGREMPGHC comes from the coding sequence ATGGGTGTTCAGGCCAAGCATGATACATTAGGCATCAAGAAAGTTTTGAAGTGCTCTATCAGAATAGGCTATAGATGTGCCTCTGAACACTGGGCTCTCTTCAGTCTAGCCCTACTGCTCTACCTGCTGTACAGATCTTCACCGGGTCTCTTCGCTTTCATTCTATCCTCGTCCCCTGTAATTATATGCGCCACCCTTCTTCTTGGCATACTGCTAAGTTACGGGAGCACACATCTTCCTGAGTCCGTTGAAGACCGGAAGACTGGCACAGATTGCTCTGCTCCCAAGTTTGGATGTTTTTCCAGAAATGCTCATTTTGAAGCACAACAGGGATTTTCTGTGCCTGCAGTTAAGGAGAACAAAGTTGGCTTCAAATGTTGGGAATTCAGAAACCCAAGTTTTGGCAAGGAGAGGGATGagaatgttcctcttttgaagggATCAGTCGATCAAGGAGATGAGAGAGTTTATGCACATGATAGACTCGCTGAGGTGTTCACTTCTATTCCTTCTGTGGTGACACTGCAGCAAGAGGTTGGTTTGGAGGAATTCATGAAGACTAAACATGAACGGGAGTCCAAAGATCCATTTTGCAGCAATGATAAGAGTACTGAGTATGCTAGCTTGTTTGAGGATGCTGACCAAAAAAGAGTTGATGAGAAGGAGGCAACATTTGGATTATGCCCTTCCAGTAGGAATGATGGGGAAAATGGTGAAGCAGTGGCAAAGGAAAATCAAGATAGGGTGGTAACAGATTCACAAAGTGATAATGTGAGAGAGGCTTCAGAAGATGAACCAGCTAAAAAACAGGCTGGTACTTGCAAATGGGGCCGTGCTTTTTCCGTCCGTCAGAGGAAGAAGCTTGATGGCATAAAGATTGAGGCTATCAATGTTGATTTCAGCAGCCAAATAGACTCTGCTCTAGTTTCACCATGTGCAACAGTTAGCGACCATGATGTTTCGTCCGGTTTTGATTCTGGTAAGCCGGAGAGTTCCTCTTCTGATATCACTATGGTTGATGTTGCTCCAATGCTCGATGATATTGATCCTCCTTTAGGCAATGATGATTCTTTTAAGCTAGAGAGTTCCTCTTGTGTTATCACTATGGCTGATGTTGCTCCAGTGCTTGATGAGATTGATCCTCCTTTATGCAATGAATTCCCGAGCCCTGATCCCATTGGCAATGATGATTCTGGCTGCGGTTCCAATTTCTGCTGTCAGGATTCTGAAATGGACAGTGGTAACAACAACAAGGCTGACACTAGTAAAGCTGGAAATGATGCCAAGGACGGAGAGGTGAACAAGGATGATGGTGGGAACCAACCTGAATTTCTTGGGACAGCAGACGAAGATAAGAATGCCATGGATCTTGGGTACTCTGAGGTGGAAAGGAGTCGTAGATTGGAGTTCATGATGGCTAAGAGAAGATCAAGGAAGAACATAATATTTGATCTTGATGGAAATGATGCTTGTCAGAGTGCAGATAGATTTTCACGTTTCCGTATGCAAGTTCAGCCTATTTCAGTATCAAGGAGAAGCCCTTTTGACCTTGCTTCTGATCCTGACGAGGCAGCCATTCCTGGCTCGGCTCCGTCAATTATGCATCGGCGAAATAACCTGTTTGAACCCCCTTCTGAACAATCAGATGATAGCAGTGTATCTGCACATGATAACTTGGACTCTCAAGAAATCATAACAGGCTCCCGCCGAGACATGATCTTCAAGAGACATGATACCTTCAACTTTGGCGGCCAAGAGAGACAATGTTCTAGATTTAAGCCATGTTTCGTGCTGGATGCAATGGATATTCAGGAAGAGATGGGCATTTTCCAAAGGCAGTTCAGTGACAAGAGCGTGTCAAAACTAAGCGCTGTATCTGAATGTGACACCCTTTCTTCGGCCGCCGATCAAGAGGAATGCAAGAACCTCGTCAAAAAGGATTTCCAGAGGTGGTTCAGTGACAAGAGCATGTCAAGACTGAGCGTTGTTTCTGAGTCTGACACCCTTTCTTTGGCCGCCGATCAAGAGGAATGCAACGACCTCATCAAAAAGGATTTCCAGAGGTGGTTCAATGACAAGAGCATGTCGAGACTGAGCGTTGTTTCTGGATCTGACGCCCTCTCTTTGGTCGCTGATCAAGAGGAACGCAGCGACTTCAATAAGGACTTCCTCTGGTATTTCCAGAGGCAGTTCAGTGACAAGAGCATGTCGAAAGTAACCATTGTTTCTGAATCCGATGCCCTTTCTTTGGTCGCCGATCAGGAGGAACGCGCCGACTTCAATAAGGATTTCCTTTGGTACTTCCAGAGGCAGTTCAGCGACAAGAGCGTGTCGAAGCAGAGCGTCGTTACTGAATCTGATATCATTTCGTCGGTCGCCGATCAAGAGGACCGCAGCGACCTCGTCGAGAAGGATGTCCTTTTGGGGGACACGTCGCCGGAGCTGCCAAGGCAGGAAAGTGATCTTGGAAGTGCTGGAAGGGAAATGCCCGGACACTGTTGA
- the LOC119348760 gene encoding UV radiation resistance-associated gene protein-like, whose amino-acid sequence MSARAGPDPSAAEASVAWPDLRGRLERAGALAAELAAAAEERAHLARRLEAALEVRRESVRQGAALDELRRRLERRRARADELLVASRRAAEGVERRREQMQAQIERVLPLSRALASAHRQVQEAKELKSTEKARLGDLQRLLRTRQQSMVAQVAALYPVRVFRELPVAENHHSRTNGECRTPSEENGALPQENGNGTHLLSVIKSPHVGPLTFFGWQIGKPRTKQRTYSHKELQRSAAVLGYAAHAVLLIASYLDIPLRYPLRFGGSRSYVGDRLPSAEASSVGSTEHRSVGNADSKLTDYPLFLEFQDDSTKASYAIYLLQKDTEQLLNYIGAESSGRNAFGNLRELIRIIQSDEYLYI is encoded by the exons ATGAGCGCCAGGGCCGGGCCGGATCCGAGCGCCGCCGAAGCCTCCGTCGCGTGGCCGGACCTCCGCGGCCGCCTCGAGCGGGCCGGCGCCCTCGCCGCCGAGCTCGCGGCCGCGGCGGAGGAACGGGCGCACCTGGCGCGccgcctcgaggccgcgctcgag GTGAGGAGGGAGTCGGTGCGGCAGGGCGCGGCgctggacgagctgaggcggcggctCGAGCGGCGGCGGGCGCGCGCGGACgagctcctcgtcgccagccggagGGCCGCCGAGGGCGTCGAGCGGCGCAGGGAGCAGATGCAGGCGCAGATCGAGCGGGTGCTGCCGCTCTCCAGGGCCCTCGCCTCCGCGCACCGGCAAGTGCAG GAAGCCAAAGAGTTGAAATCCACCGAGAAGGCGCGGCTTGGGGATCTGCAGAGGCTGCTCAGGACGAGGCAGCAGTCCATGGTAGCCCAGGTCGCCGCCCTGTACCCTGTGAGGGTCTTCCGTGAGCTGCCGGTTGCAGAGAACCACCATTCCCGTACCAATG GAGAGTGTCGAACACCTTCGGAAGAGAATGGGGCACTTCCACAAGAAAATGGAAATGGAACACATTTGCTCAGCGTTATCAAATCTCCGCACGTTGGCCCCTTGACATTTTTTGGTTGGCAAATTGGAAAGCCCAGGACAAAGCAGCGGACTTACAGCCATAAGGAGCTTCAAAGGTCAGCAGCTGTGCTTGGATATGCAGCGCAT GCAGTCTTGCTTATTGCCTCATATCTTGACATTCCCCTCCGATATCCTCTGCGCTTTGGAGGATCACGATCTTATGTCGGTGATCGTTTGCCTTCAGCTGAAGCATCATCCGTGGGTTCAACGGAACATCGAAGCGTCGGCAACGCCGACTCAAAGCTAACAGATTATCCCCTTTTCTTGGAATTCCAAGATGATTCAACAAAGGCATCCTACGCCATTTACTTGTTGCAAAAG GATACGGAGCAGCTCTTGAACTACATCGGAGCAGAGAGTTCTGGGAGGAATGCATTCGGTAATCTGCGGGAGCTTATTAGGATTATACAGTCAGATGAGTATTTGTACATATGA